Proteins from one Penaeus vannamei isolate JL-2024 chromosome 8, ASM4276789v1, whole genome shotgun sequence genomic window:
- the LOC113827341 gene encoding uncharacterized protein yields the protein MRLRLPLRRRLRLLLRLLDRIGLHSKGCDCGYDYLYLCDGGYDSSKGVVVATTTSTSATAGTTAARAATTATTADRTTQQRVWLWLRLPLPLRRRVRQLQGLQRLLRLRIGLHSKGCDCGYDYLYLCDGGYDCCKGCDYYYDCGFDYCNGCAYGYDYNKGYDYYYNCGYDYSKDYCYGHGYSYSKGYDYHYDHEYDSCEACDYVFDHNKGYCYDHGYNYSKGYNKGYDYFHD from the exons ATGCGACTGCGACTACCTCTGCGACGGCGGCTACgactactgctacgactactgGATAGGATAGGACTACATAGCAAAGGGTGTGATTGTGGCTACGACTACCTCTACCTCTGCGACGGCGGGTACGACAGCT CAAAGGGTGTGGTTGTGGCTACGACTACCTCTACCTCTGCGACGGCGGGTACGACAGCTGCAAGGGCTGCAACGACTGCTACGACTGCGGATAGGACTACACAGCAAAGGGTGTGGTTGTGGCTACGACTACCTCTACCTCTGCGACGGCGGGTACGACAGCTGCAAGGGCTGCAACGACTGCTACGACTGCGGATAGGACTACATAGCAAAGGGTGTGATTGTGGCTACGACTACCTCTACCTCTGCGACGGCGGCTACGACTGCTGCAAGGgctgcgactactactacgactgcggATTCGACTACTGCAATGGTTGTGCTTATGGCTATGACTACAACAAGGGCTACGACTATTACTACAACTGTGGATACGACTACAGCAAAGACTACTGCTATGGCCATGGCTACAGCTACAGCAAAGGCTACGACTATCACTACGACCACGAATACGACTCCTGCGAAGCCTGCGATTATGTCTTCGACCATAACAAAGGCTACTGCTACGACCATGGCTACAACTACAGCAAAGGATACAACAAAGGCTATGATTATTTTCACGACTAA
- the LOC113808331 gene encoding cocaine esterase — MKFVVALLTVWLTVLAAAQEYGSCTASQAKSGESCAEFEVRKTVQLQQGLIEGARLEAEGGGFFYGFKNIPFAKPPVGELRFKEPQPAGAWAGVRNGSLPMPKCPQFGLAMFKGGEVTVEGEEDCLHLSVFTPRPYASDLPVMVWIHGGGFVFGGAEDYKPYALVAKDVVVVLIQYRLGTLGFLSTEDSELPGNLGLQDQTLALRWVKDNIRDLGGDPDKVTLFGESAGGASVHFHVLSPMSEGLFRRAIMQSGTMLCPWAMREGHRGVAAKLAEVLSCSGVTVAPVLDSAALLSCLRGASAEQLIMAQSAFNIWGFAPQVMLPRVDGLFLPDHPATLLREGRYNKVDIISGVTRNEGTIVTAMTLLNPDFPELMLQNFSVAGPLEGGFDQEENPEYLARRAYHHYLGSPLQFTMEKAEEYTQLHTDHMFGMCHLDVVKHHLREEAYGHRVFTYELQHRGEFTLMDLFMGPSEIGKEWVGHGDDIQYLFEAIMDNFTLTRQEDLLVKQIMVDLWTSFAATGHPTPDLSLGFRWDPTTKDRDSYLAITPAPDMRTFGNHAAQRFWRNMPTKANKLMYPQRFSRCLG; from the exons ATGAAGTTCGTGGTAGCGTTGCTGACGGTGTGGCTGACGGTGCTGGCGGCGGCGCAGGAGTATGGGTCGTGCACAGCGTCTCAGGCCAAGTCAGGGGAATCTTGCGCCGAGTTTGAGGTCAGGAAGACGGTGCAGCTGCAACAGGGGCTGATCGAGGGCGCCAGGTtggaagctgaaggaggagggttctTCTACGGCTTCAAGAACATTCCCTTCGCCAAGCCCCCCGTCGGAGAGCTCAGGTTCAAG GAACCCCAGCCGGccggggcgtgggcgggcgtgaggAACGGGTCGCTGCCCATGCCCAAGTGCCCGCAGTTCGGCTTGGCGATGTTCAAGGGAGGAGAGGTCACggtcgagggagaggaggactgcCTCCATCTCTCCGTGTTCACGCCGAGG cCCTACGCCTCTGACCTCCCCGTGATGGTGTGGATTCACGGGGGCGGGTTCGTTTTCGGTGGAGCAGAGGACTATAAGCCTTATGCGCTCGTGGCGAAGGACGTGGTCGTGGTTCTCATTCAGTACCGCCTGGGAACGTTAG GATTCTTATCCACCGAGGATTCTGAGCTCCCTGGCAACCTCGGACTGCAGGATCAGACGCTGGCCCTCCGCTGGGTCAAGGACAACATCCGTGACCTCGGCGGCGACCCGGACAAGGTCACTCTCTTCGGGGAATCAGCTGGGGGGGCGTCGGTGCATTTCCATGTGCTCTCCCCCATGTCCGAAg ggCTGTTCCGCCGAGCCATCATGCAGTCCGGGACGATGCTGTGCCCCTGGGCGATGCGCGAGGGACACAGGGGCGTGGCTGCCAAACTCGCCGAGGTCCTCAGCTGCTCCGGAGTGACCGTGGCGCCCGTCCTCGACAGCGCGGCGCTCCTCAGCTGCCTCAGGGGCGCGTCTGCCGAACAGCTGATCATGGCGCAGAGTGCATTTAAT ATCTGGGGGTTCGCGCCGCAGGTGATGCTCCCCCGCGTGGACGGCCTGTTCCTGCCCGACCATCCTGCGACCTTGCTGCGAGAAGGCCGCTATAACAAGGTTGACATCATATCGGGCGTCACGAGAAACGAAGGCACCATCGTCACCGCAA tgaCCCTCCTCAACCCAGACTTCCCAGAACTGATGCTGCAGAACTTCAGTGTTGCTGGACCGCTGGAAGGGGGCTTCGACCAGGAGGAGAACCCCGAATACCTGGCGAGAAGAGCCTACCACCACTACCTGGGTTCCCCCTTGCAGTTTACGATGGAGAAAGCTGAGGAATACACGCAG CTCCACACAGACCACATGTTCGGAATGTGCCACCTGGACGTCGTGAAGCACCACCTGCGGGAGGAAGCCTACGGTCACCGGGTCTTCACCTACGAGCTACAACACCGCGGCGAGTTCACCTTAATGGACCTGTTCATGGGACCTTCAGAAATAGGCAAAGAGT GGGTTGGCCACGGGGACGACATACAGTACCTGTTCGAAGCTATTATGGACAACTTCACGCTCACCAGACAGGAGGATCTTCTGGTGAAACAAATCATGGTGGATCTGTGGACCTCCTTCGCCGCCACAGG gcacccGACGCCAGACCTCTCCCTGGGCTTCCGCTGGGACCCGACCACGAAGGACAGAGACTCCTACCTGGCCATCACTCCTGCGCCGGACATGAGAACCTTCGGCAACCATGCT GCCCAGCGGTTCTGGAGGAACATGCCCACCAAAGCAAACAAGCTGATGTACCCACAGCGGTTCTCCAGGTGCCTTGGCTAG
- the LOC113808332 gene encoding cationic trypsin-3 — protein sequence MCLRVLLCTLWATSMLCAPGSASPSNLLSRLHFTEGVASPGSSPYIDLTALGDGPASALLGRVKASLNAPANGADRRDNSRSIPATRRGNAFATASGAKKSHMGVSEMLQRAIDDIVVKKDHTFASVLSHHLRFLEENFVGGEEDGELVDVEELLRFSDAGNSSSVVQLPLDYHDDDDDIDYEALGCGVKNVAARILGGYVAGVGEWPWQAALVHAPSGRTFCGASLLNTRFLLTAAHCAAVLPVRKVRVWLGAHDVSLQQEEGRVVRGVTHAILHEGFNSRDLSNDVALLRLDEPVAMSRTVRPVCLPDVQEWDEDIAQGKSDDAGVVTGWGLTAERGQPSPHLLQVSLPFLSVESCKERYAGINPVSANMLCTLHHFKDGVSRDSCKGDSGGPLVTEGENGRWTQVGVVSFGYGCGRRGYPGVYTRVTQYLLWIYLKIVQMEISLL from the exons ATGTGTCTGCGCGTGTTACTGTGCACGCTTTGGGCGACCTCAATGCTCTGTGCACCAGGGTCTGCTTCGCCTTCGAACCTCCTCTCGAGATTGCACTTCACCGAAGGCGTCGCCAGCCCGGGGTCATCTCCCTACATCGACCTGACCGCCCTCGGCGACGGGCCAGCGAGCGCCCTCCTCGGCCGAGTGAAAGCGAGCCTCAACGCGCCCGCGAACGGCGCCGATCGCCGCGACAACTCGAGGTCCATCCCCGCCACCCGTCGGGGCAACGCCTTCGCCACCGCGTCGGGGGCCAAGAAGTCCCACATGGGCGTCTCGGAGATGTTGCAGAGGGCCATCGACGACATCGTGGTGAAGAAGGACCACACTTTCGCCTCCGTGTTGTCGCACCATCTGAGGTTCCTGGAGGAGAACTTCGTCGGCGGCGAGGAGGACGGAGAGCTGGTGGACGTGGAGGAGCTCCTGCGGTTCAGCGACGCGGGGAACTCGTCCTCGGTCGTCCAGCTTCCCCTCGACTaccacgacgacgacgacgacatcgACTACGAGGCACTAG GATGCGGCGTGAAGAACGTGGCCGCCAGGATTCTCGGAGGATACGTGGCGGGCGTCGGGGAGTGGCCGTGGCAGGCGGCGCTCGTGCACGCCCCGTCAGGAAGGACCTTCTGCGGCGCCTCCTTGCTCAACACCCGCTTCCTCCTCACCGCCGCCCATTGCGCCGCCGT acTCCCCGTCAGGAAGGTGCGGGTCTGGCTCGGCGCCCACGACGTCTCGCTGCAGCAGGAGGAAGGGCGCGTGGTGCGGGGAGTGACCCACGCCATCCTGCACGAGGGCTTCAACTCCCGAGACCTGAGCAACGACGTGGCGCTCCTGAGGCTGGACGAGCCGGTGGCCATGTCTCGCACCGTCCGCCCCGTCTGCCTGCCCGACGTCC AGGAGTGGGACGAGGACATCGCCCAGGGGAAGAGCGACGATGCAGGGGTCGTCACTGGCTGGGGACTCACTGCCGAACGGGGCCAACCTTCGCCTCACCTTCTGCAG GTGAGCCTCCCTTTCCTGAGCGTGGAATCCTGCAAAGAGCGTTACGCGGGAATCAACCCCGTGTCCGCCAACATGCTGTGCACTCTGCATCATTTCAAGGACGGGGTCAGCCGCGATTCGTGTAAA GGAGACTCCGGAGGCCCCCTGGTGACGGAAGGGGAGAACGGCCGCTGGACCCAAGTCGGAGTCGTGAGTTTCGGCTACGGATGCGGACGACGCGGCTACCCGGGGGTCTATACCCGGGTCACGCAATACCTCCTCTGGATCTACCTCAAGATCGTGCAGATGGAAATATCGCTGTTGTGA